In Desulfomicrobium macestii, the following proteins share a genomic window:
- a CDS encoding ABC transporter ATP-binding protein translates to MSMILETKNLTMRFGGLVAVSDFTASVPQGSITGLIGPNGAGKTTCFNMVTGFYRPSEGQVFFEGKELTGMNPHQVCRAGIARTFQNIRLFGNETALENVMIGSFVRQRTGWIQSVLMTPASLREEKEIRKKSMELLEIVGLGDIAAEKANSLPYGAQRRLEIARALATGPRFLLLDEPAAGMNPQESMELMDFIRTIRTRFDLTILLIEHDMKVVMGVCEHMWVLDYGVTIAEGGPESIQSNPKVIEAYLGEEYVKYA, encoded by the coding sequence ATGAGCATGATTCTTGAGACAAAAAATCTGACCATGCGCTTCGGAGGCCTGGTCGCCGTCTCCGACTTCACCGCGAGCGTGCCCCAGGGCAGCATCACTGGGCTGATCGGTCCCAACGGCGCGGGCAAGACCACCTGCTTCAACATGGTCACGGGTTTTTACCGTCCCTCCGAGGGCCAGGTCTTCTTCGAGGGCAAGGAACTCACCGGCATGAATCCGCATCAGGTCTGCCGGGCCGGCATTGCCCGCACCTTTCAGAATATCCGCCTTTTCGGCAACGAGACGGCGCTGGAAAACGTCATGATCGGCAGTTTCGTGCGTCAGCGCACAGGCTGGATCCAGTCCGTGCTCATGACTCCGGCGTCGCTTCGGGAAGAAAAGGAGATCCGCAAGAAATCCATGGAACTCCTCGAAATCGTCGGGCTTGGAGACATTGCCGCTGAAAAGGCCAACAGCCTGCCTTACGGTGCGCAGCGCCGCCTCGAGATCGCTCGCGCCCTGGCCACCGGGCCTCGCTTCCTGCTGCTCGACGAGCCTGCGGCGGGCATGAACCCCCAGGAGTCCATGGAACTCATGGACTTCATCCGCACCATCCGGACCCGCTTCGACCTGACCATCCTGCTCATCGAGCACGACATGAAAGTGGTCATGGGCGTGTGCGAGCACATGTGGGTTCTGGACTACGGTGTGACCATCGCCGAGGGCGGTCCGGAATCCATCCAGTCCAATCCCAAGGTCATTGAAGCCTATCTGGGTGAGGAGTACGTGAAATATGCTTAA
- a CDS encoding ABC transporter ATP-binding protein, which produces MLKISDLHVYYGGIHALKGISLDVPTGQIVTLIGANGAGKSSTLRAISGLIKNKKGTITYNDRDITTLDPVEIVKGGIVMSPEGRRIFPHLSVTENLYLGAYSRSDKDGIERDKEWVFDLFPRMRERQNQKGGTLSGGEQQMLAVGRALMSAPDVVMLDEPSLGLAPLLVKDVFEIIKIINAQGKTVVLVEQNAFAALKVAHYAYVLETGAIVLQGSGEELLSDDRVIQAYLGG; this is translated from the coding sequence ATGCTTAAGATCAGTGACTTGCATGTATATTATGGGGGCATTCATGCCCTCAAGGGCATTTCCCTCGATGTGCCCACGGGCCAGATTGTGACCCTTATCGGAGCCAATGGCGCGGGCAAGAGCAGCACGCTTCGGGCCATCTCCGGGCTGATCAAGAACAAGAAGGGCACCATCACCTACAACGATCGCGACATCACCACCCTTGATCCGGTGGAGATCGTCAAGGGTGGGATCGTCATGTCTCCGGAAGGGCGGCGCATCTTCCCGCACCTCTCGGTGACCGAGAACCTGTATCTGGGGGCTTACAGCCGCAGCGACAAGGACGGGATCGAGCGGGACAAGGAGTGGGTCTTCGACCTATTCCCGCGCATGCGTGAACGCCAGAACCAGAAGGGCGGCACCCTGTCCGGCGGCGAACAGCAGATGCTGGCCGTGGGCAGGGCGCTGATGAGCGCTCCCGACGTGGTCATGCTCGACGAACCCTCTCTGGGTCTGGCTCCGCTCCTGGTCAAGGATGTTTTTGAGATCATCAAGATCATCAACGCCCAGGGCAAGACCGTCGTTCTGGTCGAACAGAACGCCTTCGCGGCCCTCAAGGTTGCCCACTACGCCTATGTGCTTGAAACCGGGGCCATTGTCCTGCAGGGGTCCGGCGAGGAACTGCTCAGTGACGATCGTGTCATCCAGGCCTATCTTGGTGGCTGA